Proteins encoded within one genomic window of Planctomycetota bacterium:
- the panB gene encoding 3-methyl-2-oxobutanoate hydroxymethyltransferase, translating into MEPDNTPLNESLATSRSADAGRGEAVTLRTLARMAREQKRFACLTCYDATTARWLDRAGIEVLLVGDTAAEVILGHTATIHAPLDFMIEITAAVKRGAPRRVVMADMPFLSYQCEPDQAIRNAGRFLTQGMADCVKMEVDRSFAPLVERMARAGIPVVAHVGSRPQQAKLKGGYFSAGRTAEEAVRIVADASALEAAGAGMLLVEACPPEVTQLIVERATIPVIGCGAGASCHGQVVVLQDILGMSEWQPAFARPMAAVGKAIESGAAAFADLVRSGKLPGTTYRMEAAEQEKLRAMLRSGTDTHAAH; encoded by the coding sequence GTGGAGCCCGACAACACCCCATTGAACGAATCGCTCGCCACCAGCCGCAGCGCCGACGCCGGCCGCGGAGAGGCCGTCACGCTGCGCACCCTTGCCCGCATGGCCCGGGAGCAGAAGCGCTTCGCCTGCCTGACCTGCTACGACGCCACCACGGCGCGCTGGCTCGACCGCGCGGGGATCGAAGTGCTGTTGGTGGGCGACACCGCCGCCGAGGTGATCCTGGGTCACACCGCGACCATCCACGCGCCGCTTGATTTCATGATCGAGATCACTGCGGCCGTCAAGCGCGGCGCGCCGCGCCGGGTGGTGATGGCGGACATGCCCTTCCTTTCCTATCAATGCGAACCCGACCAGGCCATCCGCAACGCGGGGCGCTTCCTGACCCAGGGCATGGCCGACTGCGTCAAGATGGAAGTGGATCGATCCTTCGCGCCGCTGGTGGAGCGGATGGCGCGGGCGGGAATTCCCGTGGTCGCGCATGTCGGCAGCCGTCCGCAGCAGGCCAAATTGAAGGGCGGATATTTCTCGGCCGGAAGAACCGCGGAGGAAGCAGTCCGTATCGTCGCCGATGCATCTGCCTTGGAGGCCGCCGGCGCCGGCATGTTGCTCGTTGAAGCCTGCCCCCCCGAGGTAACCCAGTTGATCGTCGAACGAGCCACCATTCCCGTCATCGGCTGCGGAGCCGGAGCCAGTTGCCACGGGCAAGTCGTGGTGCTGCAGGACATTCTCGGCATGAGCGAGTGGCAGCCCGCCTTCGCGCGGCCGATGGCTGCGGTGGGCAAGGCGATCGAGAGCGGCGCCGCGGCCTTCGCGGATCTGGTTCGCTCCGGAAAATTGCCGGGCACGACTTACCGCATGGAGGCCGCCGAGCAGGAGAAGCTGCGGGCCATGCTGCGATCGGGAACCGACACCCATGCGGCGCATTGA
- a CDS encoding trypsin-like peptidase domain-containing protein, protein MRRIEYLGPSLVVLAAAGALLFVGPAAVRQVTQGMTAIQMNNAEDRLHSGSLLDQLSQATRDVATFVEPSVVHVSSSGSAGGRAGNRGFINSGSGWVYDAQGHIVTNAHVVEGASRLEVQMVDGERREAKLLGADLRTDIAVLQVDTRGLVPAQRAAQDPQQGDMVFAFGSPFDFRFSMSNGIVSGLGRAAGISDIEYENFIQTDAAINPGNSGGPLTNTKGHVVGMTTAIATGRGNGVSQGQFAGIGLAIPISMIDNVVDQLIDHGEVVKGYLGVSTGDMEELIRMRVRDPLLQTTARYFQGDGAVVTLVSPASPAEAAGLKIGDVITQFGGQRIQNAGQLRAMIASRQPGETINIDLWRPDVEKKSGLPTSTQVVIVQLKPETNAEWAVKALENVGIKKLATATEAAAQQYGVSFERGVMVEEVVPGSSVAGILPAGTLITEVFGQRVSNLDDFYARIRRQIGATRANELVLGVRQANGSVAQVQVPLR, encoded by the coding sequence ATGCGGCGCATTGAATACCTCGGGCCATCGCTGGTGGTGCTGGCCGCGGCGGGGGCCTTGCTCTTTGTCGGCCCGGCAGCGGTGCGGCAGGTGACCCAGGGCATGACCGCCATCCAAATGAACAACGCCGAGGACCGGCTGCACTCAGGCTCGCTGCTGGACCAGCTCTCGCAGGCCACGCGCGACGTCGCCACTTTCGTCGAGCCGAGCGTGGTGCATGTGAGCAGTTCCGGTTCCGCGGGCGGTCGAGCCGGCAATCGCGGCTTCATCAACTCAGGCAGCGGCTGGGTCTACGACGCGCAGGGACACATCGTGACCAACGCCCATGTCGTGGAGGGCGCCTCGCGCCTGGAAGTGCAGATGGTCGATGGCGAGCGCCGCGAGGCGAAGCTGCTCGGTGCAGATTTGCGCACGGACATCGCAGTCCTTCAGGTCGACACGCGCGGGCTGGTGCCGGCCCAGCGGGCCGCCCAGGATCCGCAGCAGGGTGACATGGTCTTCGCCTTCGGAAGCCCCTTTGATTTCCGCTTCTCCATGAGCAACGGCATCGTCTCGGGGTTGGGCCGCGCCGCGGGCATCTCCGACATCGAGTACGAAAATTTCATTCAGACCGACGCCGCGATCAACCCCGGCAATTCCGGCGGACCGCTCACCAACACCAAGGGCCATGTCGTGGGCATGACCACCGCCATCGCCACCGGCCGCGGCAATGGCGTCTCGCAGGGGCAGTTCGCCGGCATCGGCCTGGCGATTCCCATCTCGATGATCGACAACGTGGTGGACCAGCTCATCGACCATGGCGAAGTGGTGAAGGGCTACCTGGGCGTGTCGACGGGCGACATGGAGGAACTGATCCGGATGCGCGTGCGCGACCCGCTGCTGCAGACCACGGCCCGGTATTTCCAGGGCGACGGCGCCGTGGTGACCTTGGTCAGTCCTGCGAGCCCGGCCGAGGCCGCGGGATTGAAGATCGGCGATGTGATCACCCAGTTCGGCGGGCAGCGCATCCAGAATGCCGGGCAGTTGCGGGCGATGATCGCCTCGCGGCAGCCGGGCGAGACCATCAACATCGATCTGTGGCGGCCCGATGTTGAGAAGAAGAGCGGCCTGCCGACCTCCACGCAGGTGGTCATCGTGCAGTTGAAGCCGGAGACCAATGCGGAGTGGGCCGTGAAGGCGCTGGAAAACGTCGGCATCAAGAAGCTCGCCACGGCCACCGAAGCCGCCGCGCAGCAGTACGGCGTCTCCTTCGAGCGCGGCGTGATGGTGGAGGAGGTCGTTCCCGGCTCGAGCGTCGCCGGCATCCTGCCCGCGGGCACGCTGATCACCGAGGTCTTCGGCCAGCGCGTCAGCAACCTCGACGACTTCTACGCGCGGATCCGGCGGCAGATCGGGGCGACGCGCGCGAACGAGCTGGTGCTGGGTGTGCGACAGGCCAATGGCAGTGTCGCTCAGGTGCAGGTTCCATTGCGATGA
- a CDS encoding ATP-binding cassette domain-containing protein yields MNSKHLLEVRDLKTWFPVRRGILQRVTGHVKAVDGVSFTLDKGETLGLVGESGCGKTTVGRTLLRLVEHAGGQAIFEGKDIFAMNSAELRQARRKMQIIFQDPGGSLNPRMRVGRIVGEPIEVHGLATGDELRDRVEKLLERCGMWPAAADRYPHEFSGGQRQRIGIARALALNPALIVCDEPTSALDVSIQSQILNLLKDLQDEFQLSYLFISHDMAVIHHICDRIAVMYDGKIVEEGPRDEVIHRPQHPYTKALLSAVPEADPRRKRTRISLQGVRV; encoded by the coding sequence ATGAACTCAAAGCATCTCCTTGAAGTCCGCGATCTCAAGACCTGGTTCCCAGTGCGCCGCGGCATTTTGCAGCGGGTGACCGGCCATGTGAAGGCCGTCGACGGCGTCAGCTTTACGCTGGACAAGGGGGAGACGCTGGGCCTGGTGGGCGAGTCCGGCTGCGGCAAGACCACGGTCGGGCGCACGCTCTTGCGGCTGGTCGAGCACGCCGGCGGCCAGGCGATCTTCGAAGGCAAGGACATCTTCGCGATGAACTCCGCCGAGCTTCGCCAGGCGCGGCGCAAGATGCAGATCATCTTCCAGGATCCCGGCGGAAGTCTGAACCCGCGCATGCGCGTGGGGCGCATCGTGGGCGAGCCGATCGAGGTGCATGGACTGGCCACCGGCGACGAGCTGCGCGATCGCGTGGAGAAATTGCTGGAGCGCTGTGGCATGTGGCCCGCCGCCGCGGACCGCTATCCGCATGAGTTCAGCGGCGGCCAGCGGCAGCGCATCGGCATCGCCCGCGCTCTTGCCTTGAACCCGGCCTTGATCGTCTGCGACGAGCCGACCAGCGCGCTGGATGTCAGCATTCAGAGCCAGATCCTGAATCTGCTCAAGGATCTGCAGGACGAATTCCAATTGTCCTACCTCTTCATCAGCCACGACATGGCGGTGATCCACCACATCTGCGACCGCATCGCCGTGATGTACGACGGCAAGATCGTGGAGGAGGGCCCGCGTGACGAGGTCATCCACCGGCCGCAGCATCCCTACACCAAGGCGCTGCTCAGCGCCGTGCCCGAGGCCGATCCGCGCCGCAAGCGGACGCGCATTTCATTGCAGGGCGTGCGGGTTTGA
- a CDS encoding GNAT family N-acetyltransferase has product MIRLRPTGPGDLPAIFEMQSDPESNEMAGTKPRTREVFFAAWERNLTDPGVNSRVIEIDGARGPETVGTINRFQADGHDCVGYLIARAHWGKGIASRALTMFLAEERRRPLHVTTDRGNAVSRHILEKNGFRFTGQRMGEETDRYIAREIVDYILE; this is encoded by the coding sequence GTGATCCGCCTCCGACCGACCGGGCCGGGCGATTTGCCTGCGATCTTCGAGATGCAGAGCGACCCTGAATCCAACGAAATGGCCGGGACCAAGCCGCGCACGCGCGAGGTCTTCTTCGCTGCATGGGAGCGAAACCTCACCGACCCGGGCGTCAACTCGCGAGTGATCGAGATCGACGGCGCGAGAGGACCCGAGACCGTCGGCACCATCAATCGCTTTCAGGCCGATGGACATGACTGCGTCGGGTACTTGATCGCGCGGGCGCACTGGGGCAAGGGCATCGCGTCGCGGGCGCTGACGATGTTTCTCGCCGAGGAACGCCGCCGCCCGCTGCACGTGACCACGGACCGCGGCAACGCTGTGTCGCGGCACATCCTGGAAAAGAATGGCTTCCGCTTCACCGGTCAGCGCATGGGCGAGGAAACCGACCGCTACATCGCGAGGGAGATCGTGGATTACATCCTGGAGTGA